Proteins from a single region of Meles meles chromosome 10, mMelMel3.1 paternal haplotype, whole genome shotgun sequence:
- the LOC123952201 gene encoding translocon-associated protein subunit alpha-like, with product MRVLSRLLLLLLLVFPATVVLRSGPGGSLAAAQDLTEDEETVEDSIIEDEDDEAEVEEDEPTDLAEDKEEEDVSGEPEASPSADTTILFVKGEDFPANNIVKFLVGFTNKGTEDFIVESLDASFRYPQDYQFYIQNFTALPLNTVVPPQRQATFEYSFIPAEPMGGRPFGLVINLNYKDLNGNVFQDTVFNQTVTIIEREDGLDGETIFMYMFLAGLGLLVVVGLHQLLESRKRKRPIQKVEMGTSSQNDVDMSWIPQETLNQINKASSRRLPRKRAQKRSVGSDE from the coding sequence ATGAGAGTCCTCTCCCGCCTGCTTCTGCTGCTCTTGCTCGTATTCCCCGCTACGGTCGTGCTCCGCAGTGGCCCTGGAGGCTCATTAGCTGCAGCTCAGGATCTTACAGAAGATGAAGAAACGGTGGAAGATTCAATAAttgaagatgaagatgatgaagCAGAGGTGGAAGAAGATGAACCCACAGATTTGGCTGAAGATAAAGAGGAAGAAGATGTATCTGGTGAACCTGAAGCTTCACCAAGTGCAGATACAACTATCCTATTTGTGAAAGGAGAAGATTTTCCAGCAAATAACATTGTGAAGTTCCTAGTAGGCTTTACAAACAAGGGTACAGAAGATTTTATCGTTGAATCCTTAGATGCCTCATTCCGTTATCCTCAAGACTACCAGTTTTATATCCAGAATTTCACAGCTCTTCCTCTGAACACTGTAGTGCCACCCCAGAGACAGGCAACTTTTGAATACTCCTTCATTCCTGCAGAGCCCATGGGTGGACGACCCTTTGGTCTAGTCATCAATCTGAACTACAAAGATTTGAATGGCAATGTATTCCAAGATACTGTCTTCAATCAAACAGTTACAATTATTGAAAGAGAGGATGGGTTAGATGGAGAAACAATCTTTATGTATATGTTCCTTGCTGGTCTTGGGCTCTTGGTTGTTGTTGGCCTTCATCAACTCCTGGAATCTAGAAAGCGCAAGAGGCCCATACAGAAGGTGGAGATGGGTACATCAAGTCAGAATGATGTTGACATGAGTTGGATTCCTCAGGAAACTTTGAATCAGATCAATAAAGCTTCATCAAGAAGGTTGCCCAGGAAACGGGCACAGAAGAGATCAGTGGGATCTGATGAGTAA